The Mycteria americana isolate JAX WOST 10 ecotype Jacksonville Zoo and Gardens chromosome 25, USCA_MyAme_1.0, whole genome shotgun sequence genome includes a window with the following:
- the LOC142420856 gene encoding feather beta keratin: MSCYDLCRPCGPTPLANSCNEPCVRQCQDSRVIIEPSPVVVTLPGPILSSFPQNTAVGSTTSAAVGSILSAEGVPISSGGFSLSGLGGRYSGRRCLPC; encoded by the coding sequence atgtcctgctacgatctgtgccgtccctgtggcccaaccccgcttgccaacagctgcaacgagccctgtgtcaggcagtgccaggactcccgcgtgaTTATCGAACcatctcctgtggtggtgaccctgcctggacccatcctcagctccttcccccagaacactgctgtgggatccaccacctccgctgctgttggcagcatcctgagtgccgagggagtgcccatctcctctgggggctttagcctctctggccttggtggccgctactccggcagaaggtgcctgccctgctaa